From Poecile atricapillus isolate bPoeAtr1 chromosome 13, bPoeAtr1.hap1, whole genome shotgun sequence, one genomic window encodes:
- the ANXA6 gene encoding annexin A6 isoform X1, translated as MAPQGKVYRGSVKDFQGFDANQDAEALYNAMKGFGSDKEAILDLITSRSNKQRVEICQAYKSLYGKDLIADLKYELTGKFERLIVSLMRPPAYGDAKEIKDAISGVGTDEKCLIEILASRTNQQIHDLVAAYKDAYERDLEADIVGDTSGHFKKMLVVLLQGAREEDDVVSEDLVEQDAKDLLEAGELKWGTDEAQFIYILGRRSRQHLRLVFDEYLKIAGKPIERSIRGELSGDFEKLMLAVVKCIRSTAEYFAERLYKAMKGLGTRDNTLIRIMVSRSEIDMLDIREVFRTKYEKSLYNMIKEDTSGEYKKALLKLCGGDDDAAGEFFPEAAQVAYRMWELSAVKVELRGTVQPAGDFNDDGDAQVLRKAMKGLGTDEGAIIEVLTKRSNAQRQQILKAYKAHYGRDLMADLKSELSGSLAKLILGLMLTPAQYDAKQLRKAVEGAGTDESVLIEIMATRNNQEIRAINEAYQEAYHKSLEDDLSSDTSGHFKRILVSLALGNRDEGPDNPAQAHEDAKVRPILAKLADVSSNDSSDSLETRFLSILCTRSYPHLCRVFQEFIKMTNHDVEHAIKKRMSGDVRDAFVAIVRSVKNKPAFFADKLYKSMKGAGTDERTLTRIMISRSEIDLLNIRGEFIDLFDKSLHHMIEKDTSGDYRKALLALCGGED; from the exons ATGGCACCCCAAGGAAAG GTCTACAGGGGCTCAGTGAAGGATTTCCAGGGCTTTGACGCCAACCAGGATGCAGAGGCCTTGTACAATGCCATGAAAGGATTTG GCAGTGACAAGGAGGCCATCCTCGACCTGATCACATCCAGAAGCAACAAGCAGCGGGTGGAGATCTGCCAAGCCTACAAATCCCTCTATGGGAAG GACCTCATTGCAGACCTGAAGTACGAGCTGACCGGGAAGTTTGAGCGGCTGATCGTGAGCTTGATGCGGCCCCCAGCTTACGGAGATGCCAAAGAGATCAAAGATGCCATCTCG GGCGTTGGCACAGATGAGAAGTGCCTCATTGAGATCCTCGCCTCCCGCACCAACCAGCAGATCCATGACCTGGTGGCTGCCTACAAAGATG cctATGAGAGAGACCTGGAAGCTGACATCGTTGGAGATACATCGGGTCACTTCAAGAAGATGCTCGTTGTTCTGCTTCAG GGTGCCAGGGAAGAGGATGATGTGGTGAGCGAGGACTTGGTGGAGCAGGATGCCAAG GACCTGCTGGAAGCTGGCGAGCTGAAATGGGGCACGGATGAGGCCCAGTTCATCTACATCCTTGGCCGGAGGAGCAGGCAGCATCTCCGCCTGG TCTTTGATGAGTATCTGAAGATTGCTGGGAAGCCCATTGAGAGGAGCATCCGGGGAGAGCTCTCTGGTGACTTTGAGAAGCTGATGTTGGCTGTGG TGAAATGCATCAGAAGCACAGCAGAGTATTTTGCTGAAAGGCTCTACAAAGCCATGAAG GGCCTGGGCACGAGAGACAACACGCTGATCCGCATCATGGTGTCCCGCAGCGAGATCGACATGCTGGACATCCGCGAGGTGTTCAGGACCAAGTATGAGAAATCTCTCTACAACATGATCAAG GAGGACACGTCTGGGGAGTACAAGAAGGCTCTGCTGAAGCTGTGTGGAGGGGATGATGA tgctgcaggtgaGTTCTTCCCCGAGGCGGCGCAGGTGGCCTATCGGATGTGGGAGCTTAGTGCGGTCAAAGTAGAG CTGCGAGGAACAGTGCAGCCAGCAGGAGACTTCAACGATGATGGGGACGCGCAGGTGCTGAGGAAGGCAATGAAGGGCCTGG GCACAGACGAAGGAGCCATCATAGAAGTGCTGACCAAGAGGAGCAACGCCCAGAGACAACAGATCCTAAAGGCTTACAAAGCTCATTATGGCAGG GACCTGATGGCAGACCTGAAATCTGAGCTGTCTGGCAGCTTGGCCAAGCTGATCCTCGGGTTGATGCTGACACCGGCGCAGTATGATGCCAAGCAGCTGAGGAAGGCTGTGGAG GGGGCCGGCACAGATGAGAGCGTCCTCATCGAAATCATGGCCACGCGGAACAACCAGGAGATCAGGGCTATCAATGAGGCATATCAGGAAG CCTACCACAAGAGCCTGGAAGATGACCTGAGCTCTGATACATCGGGGCATTTCAAGAGGATTCTTGTCTCCCTGGCTCTG GGCAACCGTGATGAAGGACCAGACAACCCCGCACAGGCACATGAAGATGCCAAGGTAAGACCCATATTGGCT AAACTTGCGGATGTCTCCAGCAATGACTCCAGCGACTCCCTGGAGACCCGATTCCTCAGCATCCTCTGCACCCGCAGCTACCCCCACCTCTGCAGAG TGTTCCAGGAGTTCATCAAAATGACCAACCACGACGTGGAGCACGCCATCAAGAAGCGGATGTCAGGAGATGTGAGGGACGCCTTCGTGGCCATCG TCCGGAGTGTGAAGAACAAGCCAGCTTTCTTTGCTGACAAACTCTACAAGTCCATGAAG GGTGCTGGCACAGATGAGAGGACCCTGACCCGGATCATGATTTCTCGGAGCGAGATCGACCTACTCAACATCCGGGGCGAGTTCATAGACCTGTTTGACAAATCGCTGCACCACATGATtgag AAGGACACCTCTGGCGACTACCGAAAGGCTCTGCTGGCCCTGTGTGGCGGGGAGGACTAG
- the ANXA6 gene encoding annexin A6 isoform X2, with protein sequence MAPQGKVYRGSVKDFQGFDANQDAEALYNAMKGFGSDKEAILDLITSRSNKQRVEICQAYKSLYGKDLIADLKYELTGKFERLIVSLMRPPAYGDAKEIKDAISGVGTDEKCLIEILASRTNQQIHDLVAAYKDAYERDLEADIVGDTSGHFKKMLVVLLQGAREEDDVVSEDLVEQDAKDLLEAGELKWGTDEAQFIYILGRRSRQHLRLVFDEYLKIAGKPIERSIRGELSGDFEKLMLAVVKCIRSTAEYFAERLYKAMKGLGTRDNTLIRIMVSRSEIDMLDIREVFRTKYEKSLYNMIKEDTSGEYKKALLKLCGGDDDAAGEFFPEAAQVAYRMWELSAVKVELRGTVQPAGDFNDDGDAQVLRKAMKGLGTDEGAIIEVLTKRSNAQRQQILKAYKAHYGRDLMADLKSELSGSLAKLILGLMLTPAQYDAKQLRKAVEGAGTDESVLIEIMATRNNQEIRAINEAYQEAYHKSLEDDLSSDTSGHFKRILVSLALGNRDEGPDNPAQAHEDAKVVAETLKLADVSSNDSSDSLETRFLSILCTRSYPHLCRVFQEFIKMTNHDVEHAIKKRMSGDVRDAFVAIVRSVKNKPAFFADKLYKSMKGAGTDERTLTRIMISRSEIDLLNIRGEFIDLFDKSLHHMIEKDTSGDYRKALLALCGGED encoded by the exons ATGGCACCCCAAGGAAAG GTCTACAGGGGCTCAGTGAAGGATTTCCAGGGCTTTGACGCCAACCAGGATGCAGAGGCCTTGTACAATGCCATGAAAGGATTTG GCAGTGACAAGGAGGCCATCCTCGACCTGATCACATCCAGAAGCAACAAGCAGCGGGTGGAGATCTGCCAAGCCTACAAATCCCTCTATGGGAAG GACCTCATTGCAGACCTGAAGTACGAGCTGACCGGGAAGTTTGAGCGGCTGATCGTGAGCTTGATGCGGCCCCCAGCTTACGGAGATGCCAAAGAGATCAAAGATGCCATCTCG GGCGTTGGCACAGATGAGAAGTGCCTCATTGAGATCCTCGCCTCCCGCACCAACCAGCAGATCCATGACCTGGTGGCTGCCTACAAAGATG cctATGAGAGAGACCTGGAAGCTGACATCGTTGGAGATACATCGGGTCACTTCAAGAAGATGCTCGTTGTTCTGCTTCAG GGTGCCAGGGAAGAGGATGATGTGGTGAGCGAGGACTTGGTGGAGCAGGATGCCAAG GACCTGCTGGAAGCTGGCGAGCTGAAATGGGGCACGGATGAGGCCCAGTTCATCTACATCCTTGGCCGGAGGAGCAGGCAGCATCTCCGCCTGG TCTTTGATGAGTATCTGAAGATTGCTGGGAAGCCCATTGAGAGGAGCATCCGGGGAGAGCTCTCTGGTGACTTTGAGAAGCTGATGTTGGCTGTGG TGAAATGCATCAGAAGCACAGCAGAGTATTTTGCTGAAAGGCTCTACAAAGCCATGAAG GGCCTGGGCACGAGAGACAACACGCTGATCCGCATCATGGTGTCCCGCAGCGAGATCGACATGCTGGACATCCGCGAGGTGTTCAGGACCAAGTATGAGAAATCTCTCTACAACATGATCAAG GAGGACACGTCTGGGGAGTACAAGAAGGCTCTGCTGAAGCTGTGTGGAGGGGATGATGA tgctgcaggtgaGTTCTTCCCCGAGGCGGCGCAGGTGGCCTATCGGATGTGGGAGCTTAGTGCGGTCAAAGTAGAG CTGCGAGGAACAGTGCAGCCAGCAGGAGACTTCAACGATGATGGGGACGCGCAGGTGCTGAGGAAGGCAATGAAGGGCCTGG GCACAGACGAAGGAGCCATCATAGAAGTGCTGACCAAGAGGAGCAACGCCCAGAGACAACAGATCCTAAAGGCTTACAAAGCTCATTATGGCAGG GACCTGATGGCAGACCTGAAATCTGAGCTGTCTGGCAGCTTGGCCAAGCTGATCCTCGGGTTGATGCTGACACCGGCGCAGTATGATGCCAAGCAGCTGAGGAAGGCTGTGGAG GGGGCCGGCACAGATGAGAGCGTCCTCATCGAAATCATGGCCACGCGGAACAACCAGGAGATCAGGGCTATCAATGAGGCATATCAGGAAG CCTACCACAAGAGCCTGGAAGATGACCTGAGCTCTGATACATCGGGGCATTTCAAGAGGATTCTTGTCTCCCTGGCTCTG GGCAACCGTGATGAAGGACCAGACAACCCCGCACAGGCACATGAAGATGCCAAG GTTGTTGCAGAGACCCTG AAACTTGCGGATGTCTCCAGCAATGACTCCAGCGACTCCCTGGAGACCCGATTCCTCAGCATCCTCTGCACCCGCAGCTACCCCCACCTCTGCAGAG TGTTCCAGGAGTTCATCAAAATGACCAACCACGACGTGGAGCACGCCATCAAGAAGCGGATGTCAGGAGATGTGAGGGACGCCTTCGTGGCCATCG TCCGGAGTGTGAAGAACAAGCCAGCTTTCTTTGCTGACAAACTCTACAAGTCCATGAAG GGTGCTGGCACAGATGAGAGGACCCTGACCCGGATCATGATTTCTCGGAGCGAGATCGACCTACTCAACATCCGGGGCGAGTTCATAGACCTGTTTGACAAATCGCTGCACCACATGATtgag AAGGACACCTCTGGCGACTACCGAAAGGCTCTGCTGGCCCTGTGTGGCGGGGAGGACTAG
- the ANXA6 gene encoding annexin A6 isoform X3: MAPQGKVYRGSVKDFQGFDANQDAEALYNAMKGFGSDKEAILDLITSRSNKQRVEICQAYKSLYGKDLIADLKYELTGKFERLIVSLMRPPAYGDAKEIKDAISGVGTDEKCLIEILASRTNQQIHDLVAAYKDAYERDLEADIVGDTSGHFKKMLVVLLQGAREEDDVVSEDLVEQDAKDLLEAGELKWGTDEAQFIYILGRRSRQHLRLVFDEYLKIAGKPIERSIRGELSGDFEKLMLAVVKCIRSTAEYFAERLYKAMKGLGTRDNTLIRIMVSRSEIDMLDIREVFRTKYEKSLYNMIKEDTSGEYKKALLKLCGGDDDAAGEFFPEAAQVAYRMWELSAVKVELRGTVQPAGDFNDDGDAQVLRKAMKGLGTDEGAIIEVLTKRSNAQRQQILKAYKAHYGRDLMADLKSELSGSLAKLILGLMLTPAQYDAKQLRKAVEGAGTDESVLIEIMATRNNQEIRAINEAYQEAYHKSLEDDLSSDTSGHFKRILVSLALGNRDEGPDNPAQAHEDAKKLADVSSNDSSDSLETRFLSILCTRSYPHLCRVFQEFIKMTNHDVEHAIKKRMSGDVRDAFVAIVRSVKNKPAFFADKLYKSMKGAGTDERTLTRIMISRSEIDLLNIRGEFIDLFDKSLHHMIEKDTSGDYRKALLALCGGED, from the exons ATGGCACCCCAAGGAAAG GTCTACAGGGGCTCAGTGAAGGATTTCCAGGGCTTTGACGCCAACCAGGATGCAGAGGCCTTGTACAATGCCATGAAAGGATTTG GCAGTGACAAGGAGGCCATCCTCGACCTGATCACATCCAGAAGCAACAAGCAGCGGGTGGAGATCTGCCAAGCCTACAAATCCCTCTATGGGAAG GACCTCATTGCAGACCTGAAGTACGAGCTGACCGGGAAGTTTGAGCGGCTGATCGTGAGCTTGATGCGGCCCCCAGCTTACGGAGATGCCAAAGAGATCAAAGATGCCATCTCG GGCGTTGGCACAGATGAGAAGTGCCTCATTGAGATCCTCGCCTCCCGCACCAACCAGCAGATCCATGACCTGGTGGCTGCCTACAAAGATG cctATGAGAGAGACCTGGAAGCTGACATCGTTGGAGATACATCGGGTCACTTCAAGAAGATGCTCGTTGTTCTGCTTCAG GGTGCCAGGGAAGAGGATGATGTGGTGAGCGAGGACTTGGTGGAGCAGGATGCCAAG GACCTGCTGGAAGCTGGCGAGCTGAAATGGGGCACGGATGAGGCCCAGTTCATCTACATCCTTGGCCGGAGGAGCAGGCAGCATCTCCGCCTGG TCTTTGATGAGTATCTGAAGATTGCTGGGAAGCCCATTGAGAGGAGCATCCGGGGAGAGCTCTCTGGTGACTTTGAGAAGCTGATGTTGGCTGTGG TGAAATGCATCAGAAGCACAGCAGAGTATTTTGCTGAAAGGCTCTACAAAGCCATGAAG GGCCTGGGCACGAGAGACAACACGCTGATCCGCATCATGGTGTCCCGCAGCGAGATCGACATGCTGGACATCCGCGAGGTGTTCAGGACCAAGTATGAGAAATCTCTCTACAACATGATCAAG GAGGACACGTCTGGGGAGTACAAGAAGGCTCTGCTGAAGCTGTGTGGAGGGGATGATGA tgctgcaggtgaGTTCTTCCCCGAGGCGGCGCAGGTGGCCTATCGGATGTGGGAGCTTAGTGCGGTCAAAGTAGAG CTGCGAGGAACAGTGCAGCCAGCAGGAGACTTCAACGATGATGGGGACGCGCAGGTGCTGAGGAAGGCAATGAAGGGCCTGG GCACAGACGAAGGAGCCATCATAGAAGTGCTGACCAAGAGGAGCAACGCCCAGAGACAACAGATCCTAAAGGCTTACAAAGCTCATTATGGCAGG GACCTGATGGCAGACCTGAAATCTGAGCTGTCTGGCAGCTTGGCCAAGCTGATCCTCGGGTTGATGCTGACACCGGCGCAGTATGATGCCAAGCAGCTGAGGAAGGCTGTGGAG GGGGCCGGCACAGATGAGAGCGTCCTCATCGAAATCATGGCCACGCGGAACAACCAGGAGATCAGGGCTATCAATGAGGCATATCAGGAAG CCTACCACAAGAGCCTGGAAGATGACCTGAGCTCTGATACATCGGGGCATTTCAAGAGGATTCTTGTCTCCCTGGCTCTG GGCAACCGTGATGAAGGACCAGACAACCCCGCACAGGCACATGAAGATGCCAAG AAACTTGCGGATGTCTCCAGCAATGACTCCAGCGACTCCCTGGAGACCCGATTCCTCAGCATCCTCTGCACCCGCAGCTACCCCCACCTCTGCAGAG TGTTCCAGGAGTTCATCAAAATGACCAACCACGACGTGGAGCACGCCATCAAGAAGCGGATGTCAGGAGATGTGAGGGACGCCTTCGTGGCCATCG TCCGGAGTGTGAAGAACAAGCCAGCTTTCTTTGCTGACAAACTCTACAAGTCCATGAAG GGTGCTGGCACAGATGAGAGGACCCTGACCCGGATCATGATTTCTCGGAGCGAGATCGACCTACTCAACATCCGGGGCGAGTTCATAGACCTGTTTGACAAATCGCTGCACCACATGATtgag AAGGACACCTCTGGCGACTACCGAAAGGCTCTGCTGGCCCTGTGTGGCGGGGAGGACTAG